GCGCCGCATCGTCGGAGAAGCCGGGATGCCGCTGGCGAGCTTCCACTACGTCTTCTCCTCCCGCGACGAGCTGATGGCCGAACTGATCGAGGCGGCGGTCGAGAGCGAGCAGACCGACCTGGCGCCCGCGCTCTCCGGCGACGCCGGGGAGATCGGGATACGCGAGGCGATCCGCGCGGGCCTCCAGCACTACTTCGACGGCGTCTGCGCCGACCCCGACCGCGAGAAGGCGATGTTCGAGCTCACACAGTGGGCGCTGCGCGAGCCCGGCTTCGAGTCGCTCGCCCGCCGGCAGTACGCGCGCTACCACGAGGTCGCCGCGCAGGCCGCCGCCGACGCAGCGCGGCTCACGGCGCACGAGTGGACGCGGCCGGTGGACGAGATCGCGCGCATCCTCGTCTCCTTCACCGACGGCCTCACCGTCGGCTGGCTGGTCACCCGCGACGACGCCGCGGCGGCAGCCGTGATGGACGTCGCGGCCGACGCGCTCGCAGCCCTCGCCACGCCGGTCCGGCAGCCCACCACGAACGCAGGAGCACGATGACGGACACCACGACGCCCGCTGTCTTCGCCGAACCGGTCCGCAAGGTCCCGGGCCGGTGGATCGCCGCCTTCGCCATCGGCTGGCTGGGGGTGTGGATGGCGCAGCTCGCGCCCATCCAGAAGCTCCTGCCCGACCAGGTGCAGGCCCGCCTGAACACCGACGACTGGGTGCAGAACGTCATCGCATTCGGCGTGATCTCGGGCATCTCGGGTGTCTGCGCGATCGTCGCGTACCCGCTGACCGGCGCCCTCTCGGACCGCACGACGAGCCGGTTCGGCCGCCGCCGGCCGTGGATCGCGGCGGGCGCGGTGGTGTTCGCCGTCTCGCTCGTGCTGCTCGGGCTGCAGACCACGATGGTCGGGATGGGCGTGTTCTGGTCGCTCGCGCTGACCGGCTTCTGCATCCTCACCGCCGCTCTCACCGCGACGATCAGCGACCAGGTCCCGGTCGACCAGCGCGGCTACGTGAGCGGCTGGATCAGTGCACCTCAGGCCATCGGCATCATCCTGGGCGTCGCGCTCGTCACCTACGTCTTCACCGGAGCACTCGTCGGCTACACCGCCATGGCGGTCCTCCTCCTGCTGCTGGTGCTGCCGTTCCTGTTCCTTCCGGACGCGGTGCTGCCGAAGGAGCTGCGGGAGCGGATGTCGCTGCGCGGCGTGATCGAGGGCCTGTGGATCAGCCCGCGCGAGCATCCCGACTTCGGCTGGACGCTGCTCAGCCGTGTGCTCGTCAATTTCGGCAATGCGTTCGGCACGTCGCTGCTGCTCTACTTCCTGGAGTTCGGCCTCCGCGACCCGAATGCCGACGACGACCTCCTCATCCTGATCCTCGTCTACATGGTGTTCGTCATCATCGCCTCGCTGGTGCTCGGGCGGCTCTCCGACCGGCTCGGGAGGCGCAAGGCCTTCGTCTTCGCCTCGTCGGCCGTGCAGGGCATCGCCGCCCTGCTGCTCGCCTTCGTGCCGGAGCTGTCGGTCGCCATCATCGCGGCGGGCCTGCTCGGGATCGGCTACGGCTGCTTCCTGTCGGTCGATCAGGCGCTCGCCACCCAGGTGCTGCCCGATCCCGAGAGCCGCGGCAAGGACCTCGGCATCATGAACATCGCCCTCGCCGTCCCGCAGGCGGTCGCGCCGCTGTTCGGCGCGATGATCGTCGCCGCCCTGGGCGGCTTCGCGGGGCTCTTCGTCCTCTCGGCCGTGTTCGCCTTCGCCGGCGCGCTCGCGGTCGCCCGAGTGAAAGCGGTGCGCTGATGACCGACCTCGACCTCTCGACTCCGCCCGTCGCAGCGGAGCGTACCTGGACGACGCCGGACGTGTTCTGGCCGTCGCTCTCGGCCGCGACCGTGCGGCTCGATCCTCCGCTCGCGGTGCTGCACCTGCCGGCGCTCCGGCACAATGCGCACGACCTGCTGCGCCGCGCGGCGAGCGGTTCCGGCGCCGGCCGGCCCGCGAAGGCGATCCGGGTCGCCTCCAAGTCGGTGCGCGTGCGCTCGGTGCTGGATGCGGTGCTCGCCCTCCCCGGGTACGCGGGCGTGCTCGCCTACACGCTCCCCGAGGGGCTGTGGCTCGCCGAGGGCGACGCCGAGCACCCCGCGATCGAGGATGTGGTGGTCGGGTACCCGACGGCCGACCGCGCGGCCATCGCGCGGCTGGCGGCCTCGCCGGAGCTGGCGTCGCGCGTCACCCTCATGGTCGACTCGGTCGCCCACCTGGACTTCATCGACGCGGTCGTCCCGCCGGCGCAGCGCGAGACCATCCGTCTGTGCCTCGAGCTTGATTCGTCGTGGCAGGCCCCGGTGCTCGGCCACGTCGGCGTGTTCCGTTCCCCGCTGTACTCGGCGGAGTCCGTCCGCGCGGTCGCCGAGGCGATCGTCCGACGCCCGGGGTTCGCGTTGGTCGGGATGATGGGGTACGAAGCGCAGATCGCCGGTCAGGGCGACAACCCGACCGGCAAGCCCGCCTGGGGCGCGACGCTGCGCTGGGTGCAGAAGAACTCGCGCGAGGAGCTGCTCGGCCGCCGAGGGGAGGCCGTCTCGGCGGTCCGCGGTCTCGCCGAGCTCGAATTCGTGAACGGCGGCGGGACGGGCTCGATCGAGTTCACCGCCTCCGACGAGTCGGTCACCGAGATCGCCGCCGGAAGCGGCCTGTTCGGCGGGCACCTCTTCGACACCTACCGCGGCTTCCATCCGGCACCCGCGGCGTCCTTCGCCCTCTCCGTCGTCCGGCGGCCGAATGCGGAGACCGCGGTGCTGCTCGGCGGCGGCTGGATCGCGTCCGGCCCTCCCGGAGCCGACCGGCTCCCGAAGGTCGAGTGGCCGACCGGCCTGTCGATGGTGGCGCGCGAGATGGCGGGCGAGGTGCAGACCCCGCTGACGGGAGCGGCGGCCGGGGTGATGCGCATCGGCGACCGCGTGTGGCTGCGGCACACGAAGTCGGGGGAGCTGAGCGAGCACGTCGACGGGTTCCAGCTGGTCGACACGGTCGACGGCCGCGCCCGCGTCGTCGGCGTCGCGCCCACGTACCGGGGCGACGGCAGGGTGTTCCTGTGACGGCGGCCGGCGGCCTGTGGCGCAACTGGGGCCGCACCGAGGCCGTGCGCCCGCAGCGGGTGGAGCGCCCGGCGACCCCGGAAGCGGTGCAGCGGGCCGTGCTGGCGGCCGCGACCAAGGGGATGCGCATCAAGCCGGTCGGAGCCGGGCACAGCTTCACCGGGATCGCGGTGGCTCCCGGAGTGCAGCTCGACCTCGACGACCTCAGCGGCATCGTGGATGTGGACCTCGAACGCGGGCGCGTGACGCTCGCCGCCGGGACGCGCCTGCACCAGCTGCCGCAGTTGCTCGGGCCCCACGGCCTGGCGCTCGAGAACATGGGCGACATCGACCGGCAGACGATCGCCGGCGCCACCTCCACCGGCACGCACGGGACCGGCGGATCGTTCGGCGGTCTCGCCACCCAGATCGTCGGCCTGACGCTGGTCACCGGGACCGGCGAGCTGCTGCGCATCGACGAGACGCAGAACGCCGAGCTGCTCCCGGCGGCCCGACTCGGGCTCGGCGCCCTCGGGGTGATCGTCGACGTCACCATCCAGTGCGTTCCGGCCTACCTGCTCCAGGCCGTCGAGCGCCCGGAGCCGCTGCAGGCGGCCCTCGAGAGCTATGGGGAGCGATCGGCGGCGGAGGACCACTTCGAGTTCTACTGGTTCCCGCACACCGAGACGGCCCTCACCAAGACGAACACCCGCCTGCCGCTCACCGCCGAACGCAAGCCGCTGCATCCCGTCGGGCGCTGGGTCGACGACGAGCTGCTCGCGAACGGCCTCTACCGCGGGGTCTGCGCCATCGGCACGGTCGCTCCGGCCGCGGTCCCGCCGTTCAGCCGCCTGGCGCAGCGGCTCACCGGCAACCGGGACTTCACCGACCACTCGCCGCGCGTCTTCGTCACCAATCGCACGGTGCGTTTCCGCGAGATGGAGTACGCGTTGCCGCGGGAGGCGGTCCCGTCTGCGCTCGCCGAGGTGAAGGCGCTGATCGAGCGCCGCGGCTGGCGCATCTCGTTCCCGATCGAGGTCCGCAGCGCGGCAGCCGACGACAACTGGCTGTCGACCGCGCACGGACGCGCGAGCGGCTACATCGCCGTGCACCGGTACTACCGGGAGGACCATCGCGAGTACTTCGGCGCCGTGGAGGAGATCATGGTCGCCCACGAGGGCCGACCGCACTGGGGCAAGCTGCACACCCGGGATGCGGACGCCCTGCGGACGCTGTACCCGCACTTCGACGACTTCCTCGCGGTCCGCGACCGGCTCGATCCCGAGCGCCGCTTCGAGAACGCGTACCTGCGCCGCGTCCTCGGCCCCTAGAAGTCCTGGGCCCTCAGAAGCTGCCGCCCATCTCCTCGAGGCGCTCGACGCGCTCGGGGATCGGCGGGTGCGTGGAGAACAGTCGCGCCATGAGGCCGGGCTTCAGCGGGTCGTTGATCCACAGGTGAGCCATGGACGAGTTCTGCTTCCGCATGGGGCGGCCGTAGGCCTCCAGCTTGAGCAGCGCGCTCGCCAGGGCGTCCGGGTGACGCGTGGTCATGGCGCCGGTCGCATCCGCCAGGTACTCCCGCTGCCGCGAGACGGCCAGCTGGACGAGGGTCGCCACCAGCGGCGCGACGATCGCGGCGACCAGGCCGAACACCAGGACGACGGGGTTGCCGCCGCCGTTGTTGTTGTTCCGGTTGCCGCCGAAGAAGGCCATCCGCAGGAAGATGTCGGCGATGAACCCGATCGCGACGGTCAGGCCGAACACGATCATCCCGAGCCGGATGTCGTAGTTGCGGACGTGCCCGAGCTCGTGCGCCATGACGCCCTCGAGTTCGGCGTCGGTCATGATGTCGAGCAGTCCGGTGGTCGCGGCGACCGACGCGTGCTCGGGGTCACGACCGGTCGCGAAGGCGTTCGGCGCCGGGTCGTTCACGATGTAGACCGCCGGCATCGGGGTCCCCGTCGTGATCGACAGGTTCTCGACCACGTTCCAGAGCCGCGGGTTGTCGGCCTTCTGGATGGGGATGGCGCCCGACATGCTCAGCGCCTGGCTGCTCGCCAAGTAGTACTGGAAGAGCGCGTAGAGCACGGCCCCGATGACCACGACCACGAGGATCGTGTAGCTCTGATAGATGTACGCCGCCAGCCATCCGAGCGCACCGATGAGGACCAGGAAGAGCAGGATGATGAAGACGGTGTTGCGCTTGTTCCTGGCGATCGCCCTGTACATCTACGCCCTAGAACTGGACGCGCGGGGGCTCGGCGATGGCTGCGAGGTTGTCGACCTCGAAGAAATCGCGGCCCGTGAAGCCGAGGCGCCGGGCGAACATGTTGTTCGGGAAGACCCTGATCTTGGTGTTGAACTCGCGGACGCCACCGTTGTAGAACCGGCGTGAAGCCTGGATCTTGTCCTCGGTGTCGACCAGGTCGGCCTGCAGTCGCAGGAAGTTCTGGCTCGCCTGCAGCTGGGGGTAGGCCTCGGCCACCGCGAAGATGCTCTTCAGCGCCGTCTGCATGTGGTTCTCGGCGACGGACGCCTCACCCGGGCTCTGCGCGGAGAGCGTCTCGGCGCGCGCCTGCGTCACCGACTCGAACACGCCCTTCTCGTGCGCGGCGTATCCCTTGACCGTCTCGATGAGGTTCGGGATGAGGTCGGCGCGCCGCTTGAGCTGGACGGTGATGTCGCTCCACGCCTCGTCGACACGCACCTTCAGGGTGACCAGGGAGTTGTAGGTGGCCCACAGATAGATCCCGATGATCGCCACGATGACGACGATGATGATGACCGGAATGAGCCATTCCATGTTCGAAGAACTCCTTGTGTACCTAGCGCCGGGTTACGCAGATGCGCAGACCACATCCTAGCTTTGGCGGAGCGGCCTCCCACTCCGTTCCCATCACACTCGAAGCAACCGCCTCGCCCTCGGACAGGCAGGCGCACACGGCCCCGGCCGGTGCAGAATGGGGGCGTGAGTGAGCTGGCGGAACGACGGCGCCCCGGCCGGCCGCGCAAGGAGCGCGGCGCGGCTTCGGCACGAGCCGGCATCCTCCGCGCCGCGGCGGAGGAGTTCGCCGAGCGCGGCTACGAGGCTGCGTCGCTCCGTGCCATCGCGCGCCGCGCAGGGGTCGACTCCGCCCTCGTCCACCACTACTTCGACGGCAAGCCGGATCTGTTCGCGGCCACGCTGGAGGCGCCCCTGCGCCCTGACCGGATGCTCGAGATCGTGCTCGCCGGGCCGAGGGAGGCGGTCGGCGAGTCCCTGGTGCGGTATCTGCTGGAGCAGCTCGACGACGACAAGTCCGCGCGTCGCATGATCGTCATCCTGCGCACCATCCTGGGCAGCGGACCCGGCACCCGGATGGTGCGCGAGTTCCTGTCGCGCGAGGTCCTGTCGAAGCTGGCCGCCCTCTCCGACGAGCCGGATGCGACCCTGCGCGGCGAGCTCGCGGCATCCCAGCTGGTCGGGGTCATGATGACGCGCTACGGGCTCCAGGTCGAGCCGATCGCGAGCACTCCGGCCGAGGAGCTGGTGCGCCGTGTCGGTCCGGTGCTGCAGTACCACCTGTTCGGAGGATCCGGCTCGACGCTCTCTTGACGACGGGGCCGCGGGAGGCGAATAATTCAGCACATGATGAATTCGTCGGATGCGGTCGAGCCTGCCGTCCTGATCGAGGGGCTGCACGTGCGTCGCGGGCGCACGGACGTCATCCCGGCGCTCGACCTGCACATTCCGCGCGGCCAGGTGGTCGGGCTTCTGGGGCCGAGTGGATGCGGGAAGACGACCCTCATGCGCGCCATCGTCGGTGTGCAGAAGATCAAAGGCGGGACCGTCTCGGTGCTCGGGCAGCCCGCGAGATCCGCGGCGCTGCGTCACCGGGTCGGCTACGTCACGCAGGCGGCGAGCGTGTACGACGACCTGACCATCCGGCAGAACCTGGACTACTTCCGCCGGGTGCTCGGAGCGGGGAAGGACGACGTCGAGCGCGCCATCGAGGCGACCGACCTGGGCGACCACTCCCGTCGCCTGGTGTCGACACTGTCCGGCGGCCAGCGCAGCCGGGTGTCCCTCGCCGCCGCGCTCCTCGGCTCGCCCGACCTGCTCGTCCTCGACGAGCCGACGGTCGGGCTGGATCCGCTGCTGCGGGTCGAGCTGTGGGGACTGTTCCACCGGCTCGCGGAGGCGGGGACCAGCCTCCTCGTCTCCAGCCACGTGATGGATGAGGCGAGCCGCTGCGACCGCCTCATCCTGATGCGCGAAGGGGCGGTCCTCGCCGACGCGACCCCAGCCGAGCTGCTGGCGGAGACGGGGGCGGACGACGCCGGGGGCGCGTTCCTCGCGCTGCTCCGCCACCACGCCCGGCACGCCCTGCCGGGTGCGGATGCGGATACAGATGGGAACGCCGGCACGGATGCCGCACGTCCGGAGGAGGCACGATGAACCCGACGCGCACGCTGGCGACCACCGGACGGGTGCTCACCCAGATCCGCCACGACCCGCGCACCGTGGTGCTGCTGCTGGTCGTGCCCAGTCTGCTGATCGGCCTCGTCGCGTGGATCTTCACCGACACGACCGTGTTCGCGACGATCGGTCCGGCCATCCTGGCGCTGTTCCCGTTCATCGTGATGTTCCTGGTCACATCCATCACCACCCTGCGCGAGCGGCGGACCGGGACCCTCGAGCGGCTGCTGTCCATGCCGCTCGGACGAGGGGACTTCATCCTCGGCTACACGATCGCCTTCGGGCTGCTCGCGATCGTCCAGGCGCTGCTCGCCTCGGCCTACGCGATCTGGGTGTGCGGGCTGGATGTGAAGGGCGACCCGTGGCTGCTCGTCGCGGTCGCCGTGACGGATGCGGTGCTCGGCAGCACGCTCGGCCTGTTCGCCAGCGCGTTCGCCCGCACCGAGTTCCAGGTGGTGCAGTTCATGCCGCTGCTCGTCTTCCCGCAGATCCTGCTGGGCGGCATCTTCCTTCCGCGCGACCAGCTCCCCGCCGGGCTCCGCGAAATCAGCGACTGGCTTCCGCTGTCGCACGCGGTGGATGCGCTCAACGCGGTCGCCGGCGACACGCACGATGCCGCCTACGTGGGCGGCCAGCTCCTCATCCTGGGCGCCTTCGCGCTCGCCGCGATCGTCCTGAGCGCCCTGACCCTGCAGCGGCGCACGGCGTAGCCGCTTCTGTACCGTCAGAGATTGCCCCCCGTATCTCCGACGATCCGACGATGCCGCAGCTACGCGGTCGCCTCGTCGACGTCGTCCGGGACCTGCAGCTCGGCGGTGCCGGTGTAGCGGTAGCGGACGCGCGTGCCTGTCGGCGGCTCGTCGAGCAGGCCCCACTCGGTGCCGACGTTGTCGCCGTCGCCGAGGGCCGAGACGTCGCGGATGATCTCCTTCGGCTGCCCGTCGACGTACGACTGTGGCACCTCGGCGTAGACCTCGGAGTCCGGGTTCAGCAGCACCGCGATGTAGTGATCCGACCGCTTCACCTCGCGGGCCGGAACCCACAGCCGCTCGTCGAACTGCACGAGGGTCTTGCCGTCCGAGGCGCCGTGCGGCCGCACCCCGGTGACGATGCCGTCCAGCCAGGTATCGCCGTCGCGGTACGCGTACAGTTCGCGCATCGGCGACTCGTAGTCGGCCTCGTCGGCCCCGTCCTCGTCCAAGTAGTCCAGCGGTGACGTCATGCCCCGCACCCTACTCCCCGCTAGAGCGCGGCCGCGACCAGCGGAGCGAGGTCTCCCCGGGCGCCGTCCGCGACCTCGACCCGTTCCAGCCCCTGCCACGCCGCCGTCTCGTGCAGCAGCGGCACCAGGCGGTCGAGCGTCACCGGCGGCTCGTCCGGCTCCGTCCACGCCGACTGCACGCGCAGCACGCCGGCCTGCCGGTCGCTCTTCAGGTCGATGCGACCGACCAGTGCGTCGTCGAGCAGGATCGGGAGCGAGTAGTAGCCGTAGACCCGCTTCGGGGCGGGCGTGTAGATCTCGATGCGGTAGTGGAAGCCGAACATCCGCAGCGCCCGGTCTCGGAACCAGACCACGGGGTCGAACGGCGACAGCAGGGCGGCGGCCTCGATCTGCCGTGGCTTGCGGGCGTCGCGGTGCATCCACGCCCGGAGCGGTCGGCCCGCGCTCTCCCAGCCGGGAACCTGCACCGGGATGAGCTCGCCCGCGTCCTCCAGCTCCTGCAGGGCGACCGCGACCCGCGGGCCCTTGATCCGGTAGTAGTCGGCGAAGTCGCGCGCCGTGCCGATGCCGTACGCGACGGCGGCACGGCGCAGCAGCTCGCGGATCGCGTCGTCGTCGCTCACCGTCCGGTCGAGGATGCTGGCCGGCAGGACGTCGGCGGTGAGGGCGTACCGCCGCTGGAACCGCGTGCGGCCCGCGACCGCGACCTCGCCGAACAGGAACATCCGCTCGAGCGCCCGCTTCACCTCCGACCATCCCCACCACGGTCCGGTGCGGTGGTTCGCGTCGTGCTCGATGTCGCCCGCCAGCAGCGGGCCGCTCGCGGCGAGCTCGCCGCGCAGCCACTCCACGGTCCCGTCGTTCACCTCGTACCAGCTCCCGGGCCCGCCGTACCGCTCGCGGTAGTCGCGCATCCGCCAGGCGAACAGCGGCCAGTCCTCCTTGCGCATGAACGCGGCCTCGTGCGCCCAGTACTCGGTGTGCGGGCCGCGCGCGTCGAAGGTCAGCCGATCGAGCAGCGTGCGGTCGTAGCCGCCGAGCCGGGCGAAGGCGGGCAGGTAATGGCTGCGCTCGAACACGTTCACCGAGTCGATCTGGAGCACCCCGAGACGGTCGACGAGCGCGTTGAGCTGACGTGCGCCCACCACGGCCGGCCGCGGCCGGCCGAACCCTTGGGCGGCCAGCGCGATGCGACGAGCGAGCGCGGGGGAGACCTGTTCAACCACGGACCGACCATACCGACAACCTCGGACACGCGACGTTCACCGTCCCGTCACCGGCACGCGACCGCCCGGACGCCTGGCCTTTCTACCGTGACCCACGACCGGGTGCTTCGCCCGGTCGACACCTTTGCACTGGAGGAACCCGTGATCAACAAGCGCGCACGAGTCGCCGGCTTCGCCGCCGCGGCCGCCGTCGTCGCACTCTCGCTCTCCGCCTGCTCCGGCGGCGCGAGCGCCAGCTCCACCGACAACGCCTCGATCGCCACCGCCACCGACGCGAAGTCGGCCGGTGGGATGGATGCGCTGGTCGCCGCCGCGAAGAAGGAGGGCACCCTCAACATCATCGCGACGCCGGGCGACTGGGCGAACTACCAGGAGATCTTCGATGGCTTCACCAAGAAGTACGGCATCACGATCAACCCGAGCCAGGACAGCGCCTCCAGCCAGGAGGAGATCGACGCCGCCAAGAAGCTGAAGGGCCAGGACACCGCTCCGGACACCTTCGACATCGGCTCCTCGGTCGCGCTCGCCAACACGCAGTACTTCGCGGCGTACAAGCCGGCGGGCTGGGACGACATCCCGGACACCCAGAAGGAGAAGGACGGCCTCTGGAAGGTCGGCTACTACGGCGTCATGGCCGTCGGGTACGACGCGAACAAGATCAAGACCGCTCCGAAGTCCTTCGACGACCTGCTCAAGCCGGAGTTCAAGGGCGCCGTCGCGCTGAACGGCAACCCGACCCAGGCGGCCGCCGCGGCCGGTGCGGTCGCCTACGCGACGCTGCAGAACGGCGGGACGCTCGACGACCTGACCCCGGGCGTCGAGTGGTTCTCGAAGCTGAAGAAGGCGGGCAACTGGAACGCCGCCGACGGCAAGCCGAACACGATCGCCTCCGGTGAGACCCCGGTGCTGCTCGACTGGTCGTTCAACCAGAAGGGCTACGCCACCTCCGACACCATCAAGGGCGGCGGCGTGAACTGGAAGTACGTCGTGCTCCCGGGCACCGCGTACGTCGGCTACTACAACCAGGCCGTCAACAAGGACGCCCCGCACCCGGCGGCGGCACGCCTCTGGGAGGAGTACCTCTACAGCGACGCCGCTCAGAACGCCTGGCTGAAGGGCGGCGCCTACCCGGCCCGCGTCGACG
This region of Leifsonia sp. fls2-241-R2A-40a genomic DNA includes:
- a CDS encoding TetR family transcriptional regulator C-terminal domain-containing protein — its product is MTRIPVADRRTALVQAALRVVARDGVAAATTRRIVGEAGMPLASFHYVFSSRDELMAELIEAAVESEQTDLAPALSGDAGEIGIREAIRAGLQHYFDGVCADPDREKAMFELTQWALREPGFESLARRQYARYHEVAAQAAADAARLTAHEWTRPVDEIARILVSFTDGLTVGWLVTRDDAAAAAVMDVAADALAALATPVRQPTTNAGAR
- a CDS encoding MFS transporter gives rise to the protein MTDTTTPAVFAEPVRKVPGRWIAAFAIGWLGVWMAQLAPIQKLLPDQVQARLNTDDWVQNVIAFGVISGISGVCAIVAYPLTGALSDRTTSRFGRRRPWIAAGAVVFAVSLVLLGLQTTMVGMGVFWSLALTGFCILTAALTATISDQVPVDQRGYVSGWISAPQAIGIILGVALVTYVFTGALVGYTAMAVLLLLLVLPFLFLPDAVLPKELRERMSLRGVIEGLWISPREHPDFGWTLLSRVLVNFGNAFGTSLLLYFLEFGLRDPNADDDLLILILVYMVFVIIASLVLGRLSDRLGRRKAFVFASSAVQGIAALLLAFVPELSVAIIAAGLLGIGYGCFLSVDQALATQVLPDPESRGKDLGIMNIALAVPQAVAPLFGAMIVAALGGFAGLFVLSAVFAFAGALAVARVKAVR
- a CDS encoding alanine racemase, which gives rise to MTDLDLSTPPVAAERTWTTPDVFWPSLSAATVRLDPPLAVLHLPALRHNAHDLLRRAASGSGAGRPAKAIRVASKSVRVRSVLDAVLALPGYAGVLAYTLPEGLWLAEGDAEHPAIEDVVVGYPTADRAAIARLAASPELASRVTLMVDSVAHLDFIDAVVPPAQRETIRLCLELDSSWQAPVLGHVGVFRSPLYSAESVRAVAEAIVRRPGFALVGMMGYEAQIAGQGDNPTGKPAWGATLRWVQKNSREELLGRRGEAVSAVRGLAELEFVNGGGTGSIEFTASDESVTEIAAGSGLFGGHLFDTYRGFHPAPAASFALSVVRRPNAETAVLLGGGWIASGPPGADRLPKVEWPTGLSMVAREMAGEVQTPLTGAAAGVMRIGDRVWLRHTKSGELSEHVDGFQLVDTVDGRARVVGVAPTYRGDGRVFL
- a CDS encoding D-arabinono-1,4-lactone oxidase; the encoded protein is MTAAGGLWRNWGRTEAVRPQRVERPATPEAVQRAVLAAATKGMRIKPVGAGHSFTGIAVAPGVQLDLDDLSGIVDVDLERGRVTLAAGTRLHQLPQLLGPHGLALENMGDIDRQTIAGATSTGTHGTGGSFGGLATQIVGLTLVTGTGELLRIDETQNAELLPAARLGLGALGVIVDVTIQCVPAYLLQAVERPEPLQAALESYGERSAAEDHFEFYWFPHTETALTKTNTRLPLTAERKPLHPVGRWVDDELLANGLYRGVCAIGTVAPAAVPPFSRLAQRLTGNRDFTDHSPRVFVTNRTVRFREMEYALPREAVPSALAEVKALIERRGWRISFPIEVRSAAADDNWLSTAHGRASGYIAVHRYYREDHREYFGAVEEIMVAHEGRPHWGKLHTRDADALRTLYPHFDDFLAVRDRLDPERRFENAYLRRVLGP
- a CDS encoding M48 family metalloprotease codes for the protein MYRAIARNKRNTVFIILLFLVLIGALGWLAAYIYQSYTILVVVVIGAVLYALFQYYLASSQALSMSGAIPIQKADNPRLWNVVENLSITTGTPMPAVYIVNDPAPNAFATGRDPEHASVAATTGLLDIMTDAELEGVMAHELGHVRNYDIRLGMIVFGLTVAIGFIADIFLRMAFFGGNRNNNNGGGNPVVLVFGLVAAIVAPLVATLVQLAVSRQREYLADATGAMTTRHPDALASALLKLEAYGRPMRKQNSSMAHLWINDPLKPGLMARLFSTHPPIPERVERLEEMGGSF
- a CDS encoding LemA family protein — its product is MEWLIPVIIIVVIVAIIGIYLWATYNSLVTLKVRVDEAWSDITVQLKRRADLIPNLIETVKGYAAHEKGVFESVTQARAETLSAQSPGEASVAENHMQTALKSIFAVAEAYPQLQASQNFLRLQADLVDTEDKIQASRRFYNGGVREFNTKIRVFPNNMFARRLGFTGRDFFEVDNLAAIAEPPRVQF
- a CDS encoding TetR family transcriptional regulator → MSELAERRRPGRPRKERGAASARAGILRAAAEEFAERGYEAASLRAIARRAGVDSALVHHYFDGKPDLFAATLEAPLRPDRMLEIVLAGPREAVGESLVRYLLEQLDDDKSARRMIVILRTILGSGPGTRMVREFLSREVLSKLAALSDEPDATLRGELAASQLVGVMMTRYGLQVEPIASTPAEELVRRVGPVLQYHLFGGSGSTLS
- a CDS encoding ABC transporter ATP-binding protein; the protein is MMNSSDAVEPAVLIEGLHVRRGRTDVIPALDLHIPRGQVVGLLGPSGCGKTTLMRAIVGVQKIKGGTVSVLGQPARSAALRHRVGYVTQAASVYDDLTIRQNLDYFRRVLGAGKDDVERAIEATDLGDHSRRLVSTLSGGQRSRVSLAAALLGSPDLLVLDEPTVGLDPLLRVELWGLFHRLAEAGTSLLVSSHVMDEASRCDRLILMREGAVLADATPAELLAETGADDAGGAFLALLRHHARHALPGADADTDGNAGTDAARPEEAR
- a CDS encoding ABC transporter permease, with protein sequence MNPTRTLATTGRVLTQIRHDPRTVVLLLVVPSLLIGLVAWIFTDTTVFATIGPAILALFPFIVMFLVTSITTLRERRTGTLERLLSMPLGRGDFILGYTIAFGLLAIVQALLASAYAIWVCGLDVKGDPWLLVAVAVTDAVLGSTLGLFASAFARTEFQVVQFMPLLVFPQILLGGIFLPRDQLPAGLREISDWLPLSHAVDALNAVAGDTHDAAYVGGQLLILGAFALAAIVLSALTLQRRTA
- a CDS encoding crosslink repair DNA glycosylase YcaQ family protein — translated: MVEQVSPALARRIALAAQGFGRPRPAVVGARQLNALVDRLGVLQIDSVNVFERSHYLPAFARLGGYDRTLLDRLTFDARGPHTEYWAHEAAFMRKEDWPLFAWRMRDYRERYGGPGSWYEVNDGTVEWLRGELAASGPLLAGDIEHDANHRTGPWWGWSEVKRALERMFLFGEVAVAGRTRFQRRYALTADVLPASILDRTVSDDDAIRELLRRAAVAYGIGTARDFADYYRIKGPRVAVALQELEDAGELIPVQVPGWESAGRPLRAWMHRDARKPRQIEAAALLSPFDPVVWFRDRALRMFGFHYRIEIYTPAPKRVYGYYSLPILLDDALVGRIDLKSDRQAGVLRVQSAWTEPDEPPVTLDRLVPLLHETAAWQGLERVEVADGARGDLAPLVAAAL
- a CDS encoding ABC transporter substrate-binding protein, whose product is MINKRARVAGFAAAAAVVALSLSACSGGASASSTDNASIATATDAKSAGGMDALVAAAKKEGTLNIIATPGDWANYQEIFDGFTKKYGITINPSQDSASSQEEIDAAKKLKGQDTAPDTFDIGSSVALANTQYFAAYKPAGWDDIPDTQKEKDGLWKVGYYGVMAVGYDANKIKTAPKSFDDLLKPEFKGAVALNGNPTQAAAAAGAVAYATLQNGGTLDDLTPGVEWFSKLKKAGNWNAADGKPNTIASGETPVLLDWSFNQKGYATSDTIKGGGVNWKYVVLPGTAYVGYYNQAVNKDAPHPAAARLWEEYLYSDAAQNAWLKGGAYPARVDAMEKAGTLDKAEFPGTLDKVAVMSDKQATDAGTLLSSKWANAVG